In the genome of Xanthobacteraceae bacterium, one region contains:
- a CDS encoding glycosyltransferase, with product MHSLVWLIFGICAVAAAIHFASVAVAIYRCRERTEQPKPVAYPPVSLVRPVCGLDAGAEITLRSTFEIDYPDYEIIFCVAQPNDAAIPLLKSLLAQYPHAKARLLVGDDAVSDNPKLNNCVKGWREAKHEWIVLSDSNVILPRDYIERLLARWDDETGLVCVPPAGGYPQSIPAEFECVFLNEYQARWQYFADTLGAGFAQGKTMLWRRDLLEARGGIAALGAETAEDAASTKIVREAGLSVKLADAPFIQPLGRRGWREVWKRQVRWARLRRASFTLCFALEIFSGGVWPSLLAAYGIWLAGLPLATAAVLPVAWYGAELWLARAAGWHVNWRSPFIAIVRDGLIPILWIEGWRARGFEWRGNAMIAAPQTAR from the coding sequence ATGCACTCGCTGGTCTGGCTGATTTTCGGAATCTGCGCGGTCGCCGCGGCAATTCATTTTGCGTCCGTCGCGGTTGCGATCTACCGCTGCCGCGAGCGGACGGAGCAGCCGAAGCCGGTGGCGTATCCGCCGGTCAGTCTGGTGCGCCCGGTTTGCGGGTTGGACGCGGGCGCGGAAATCACGCTGCGCTCCACTTTCGAGATTGATTACCCGGATTACGAAATCATCTTCTGCGTGGCGCAGCCGAACGACGCCGCCATTCCGTTGCTGAAATCCCTGCTTGCGCAATATCCGCACGCGAAAGCGCGCCTCCTCGTCGGCGACGATGCCGTCAGCGACAATCCGAAACTGAACAACTGCGTGAAGGGTTGGCGAGAGGCCAAGCACGAATGGATCGTGCTCTCCGACTCCAATGTCATCCTGCCGCGCGATTATATCGAGCGCCTGCTGGCGCGGTGGGACGATGAAACCGGACTGGTCTGCGTGCCGCCGGCGGGTGGTTATCCGCAAAGCATTCCCGCCGAGTTCGAATGCGTGTTCCTGAACGAGTATCAGGCCCGCTGGCAATATTTCGCCGATACGCTCGGCGCGGGTTTCGCGCAGGGCAAGACCATGCTCTGGCGCCGCGACCTTCTCGAAGCGCGCGGCGGCATTGCCGCGCTCGGTGCGGAAACGGCGGAGGATGCCGCGTCCACCAAGATCGTCCGCGAAGCGGGGCTTTCGGTGAAACTCGCCGACGCGCCGTTCATCCAGCCGCTCGGCCGGCGGGGCTGGCGGGAAGTGTGGAAACGGCAGGTACGCTGGGCGCGGTTGCGGCGGGCGAGTTTCACGCTCTGCTTCGCGCTGGAGATTTTCTCCGGCGGGGTATGGCCGTCGCTGCTCGCGGCCTATGGCATCTGGCTGGCGGGATTGCCGCTGGCCACGGCCGCCGTGCTGCCGGTCGCGTGGTATGGCGCGGAACTCTGGCTCGCCCGTGCCGCGGGCTGGCATGTGAACTGGCGTTCGCCCTTCATCGCCATCGTGCGGGATGGCTTGATCCCGATCCTCTGGATAGAAGGATGGCGGGCGAGGGGTTTCGAGTGGCGCGGCAACGCCATGATCGCAGCCCCGCAGACCGCCCGCTGA
- a CDS encoding penicillin-binding protein 1A: MRFLVRFFGFLFAAGAILFVVGAVVFTWGVYHYSKDLPDLAQLKDYEPPVMTRVHASDGSLVAEYARQRRLYLPVQAIPKRVFDAFTAAEDKNFWEHGGIDLLGILRAVINNIEQYGTGRRPQGASTITQQVAKNFLTGNETSITRKIKEALLALRIERAYSKEKILELYLNDIYLGLGAYGIAAASLLYFDKSVHQLSIEEVAYLAALPKGPNNYHPFRFRDTAIARRNWVIDQMVITGAIKPQEAADAKKKPLTIAMRPQGPNQFHAEYFAEEVRRDIFERYGEQKLYEGGLSVRTTLNPKLQLIAKKVFHEGLVRFDEARGWRGAQQKIELGGDWGVKLAEVRQLNDVGWRIAVVLEVAGNSARIGFQPQRDRGGALSQERATGIIGAEGVKWTKKTVNGALNPGDVIYVSAIENQQNQFRLQQVPEVSGGLIVMDPWTGRVLALVGGFSFEESQFNRVTQAYRQPGSSFKPFVYAAALDNGYTPSTIVMDAPLEVEQGPGQAAWKPENYSGRFYGPQTLRFGIEHSRNVMTVRLAQDIGMPLVQEYSRRFGVYDNMPPYLSYALGAGETTLLRMATGYSMFANGGRKVKATLIDRIQDRYGKTIYQHDDRQCATCKVQAWQNQDEPTLIDRREIVIDPMSAYQITSMMEGVVLRGTGTVLRALNRPVAGKTGTTNDEKDVWFMGFTPDLVVGVYLGYDRPRPLGRGVTGGQYAAPIVRDFLKLALVDRPAQPFRVPPGLKLVRVNLATGLRAQSGDERVILEAFRPGTSPPDSMSIVGFNDEHGNPIGGDRNRSTSPDQQGFFTRGRGLW; encoded by the coding sequence ATGCGTTTTCTCGTCAGGTTTTTTGGTTTCTTGTTCGCGGCCGGGGCGATTTTGTTCGTCGTTGGCGCGGTCGTCTTTACCTGGGGCGTCTACCACTACTCCAAGGACCTGCCGGACCTTGCCCAGCTGAAGGACTATGAGCCGCCGGTGATGACGCGCGTACACGCGTCGGACGGTTCGCTGGTAGCCGAATATGCCCGCCAGCGCCGCCTCTACCTGCCGGTGCAGGCCATCCCGAAGCGGGTGTTCGACGCCTTTACCGCGGCCGAGGACAAGAACTTCTGGGAGCACGGCGGCATCGACCTGCTCGGCATTCTCCGCGCGGTCATCAACAACATCGAGCAGTACGGCACCGGCCGCCGCCCGCAGGGCGCGTCCACCATTACGCAGCAGGTCGCGAAGAACTTCCTGACGGGTAACGAGACCTCGATCACCCGCAAGATCAAGGAAGCGCTGCTCGCGCTGCGCATCGAGCGCGCCTACTCGAAAGAGAAGATCCTCGAACTCTACCTGAACGACATCTATCTCGGCCTCGGTGCATACGGCATCGCCGCCGCGTCGCTGCTCTATTTCGACAAGTCGGTGCATCAGTTGAGCATCGAGGAAGTCGCTTATCTCGCGGCGCTGCCGAAAGGCCCGAACAACTATCATCCGTTCCGCTTCCGCGACACGGCGATTGCGCGCCGTAACTGGGTGATCGACCAGATGGTGATCACCGGCGCGATCAAGCCGCAGGAAGCCGCCGACGCGAAGAAGAAGCCGCTCACCATCGCGATGCGTCCGCAGGGTCCGAACCAGTTCCATGCGGAATACTTCGCGGAGGAAGTCCGCCGCGACATCTTCGAGCGTTACGGCGAACAGAAGCTCTATGAAGGCGGCCTATCGGTTCGCACCACGCTGAACCCGAAGCTGCAACTGATCGCCAAGAAAGTATTTCACGAAGGGCTGGTGCGATTCGACGAGGCGCGCGGCTGGCGTGGCGCGCAGCAGAAGATCGAACTCGGCGGCGACTGGGGCGTGAAGCTTGCGGAAGTCCGTCAACTCAACGATGTCGGCTGGCGCATCGCGGTCGTGCTGGAAGTGGCCGGCAATTCGGCGCGCATCGGCTTCCAGCCGCAGCGCGACCGCGGCGGCGCACTTTCGCAGGAACGCGCGACCGGCATCATCGGCGCGGAAGGCGTGAAGTGGACCAAGAAGACGGTCAACGGCGCGCTCAATCCCGGCGACGTGATTTATGTCTCGGCCATCGAGAACCAGCAGAACCAGTTTCGCCTGCAGCAGGTGCCGGAAGTTTCCGGTGGCCTGATCGTGATGGATCCATGGACCGGGCGCGTGCTCGCGCTGGTCGGCGGCTTTTCGTTCGAGGAAAGCCAGTTCAACCGCGTGACGCAGGCCTATCGCCAGCCCGGCTCGTCGTTCAAGCCGTTCGTCTACGCGGCGGCGCTGGATAACGGCTACACGCCGTCCACCATCGTGATGGATGCGCCGCTCGAAGTGGAGCAGGGACCGGGGCAGGCGGCATGGAAACCGGAAAACTATTCCGGCCGTTTCTACGGACCGCAAACGCTGCGCTTCGGCATCGAACATTCGCGTAACGTCATGACCGTGCGCCTTGCGCAGGACATCGGCATGCCGCTGGTGCAGGAATATTCGCGCCGCTTCGGCGTCTACGACAACATGCCGCCGTATCTCTCCTACGCGCTCGGCGCGGGCGAGACGACGCTGCTGCGCATGGCGACCGGCTACTCGATGTTCGCCAACGGCGGCCGCAAGGTGAAGGCGACGCTGATCGACCGCATTCAGGACCGCTACGGCAAGACCATCTATCAGCATGACGACCGCCAGTGCGCGACGTGCAAGGTGCAGGCCTGGCAGAACCAGGACGAGCCGACGCTGATCGACCGCCGCGAAATCGTCATCGATCCGATGAGCGCCTACCAGATCACGTCGATGATGGAAGGCGTGGTGCTGCGCGGCACCGGCACCGTGCTGCGCGCGCTGAACCGTCCCGTCGCCGGCAAGACCGGCACGACGAACGACGAAAAGGACGTCTGGTTCATGGGCTTCACGCCGGACCTCGTGGTCGGCGTTTACCTCGGCTACGACCGCCCGCGTCCGCTCGGCCGCGGCGTAACCGGCGGCCAGTACGCGGCGCCGATCGTGCGCGATTTCCTGAAGCTCGCGCTTGTCGACCGGCCTGCGCAGCCGTTCCGCGTGCCGCCCGGCCTCAAGCTGGTGCGCGTCAATCTTGCGACCGGCCTGCGCGCGCAATCAGGCGACGAGCGCGTAATTCTGGAAGCATTCCGCCCCGGCACGTCGCCCCCGGATTCCATGTCAATCGTCGGCTTCAACGACGAGCACGGCAATCCCATCGGCGGCGACCGCAATCGCTCGACGTCGCCGGACCAGCAGGGCTTCTTCACGCGCGGCCGCGGGTTGTGGTGA
- the prfB gene encoding peptide chain release factor 2 (programmed frameshift) encodes MRAETEKLVEEIKQSLELLRRSLDFEKSEKRLAELNALAEDPKLWDDPQKASKLMQERTSLEDALGSLKRIGTELSDQVELIALGEAEKDEATISDAEARLAELKAETGRRQMEALLSGEADANDAYLEVHAGAGGTESQDWASMLLRMYTRWAEQHKFKIALVEQSDGETAGIKSATIEVKGKNAYGWLKTENGVHRLVRISPYDANARRHTSFSSITVYPVVDDDIKIEIPESDVRVDTMRSGGAGGQHVNKTESAVRLTHIPTGIAVVSQGDRSQHKNRAQAWNMLRAKLYQEELKRREEKAAAEQAAKTDIGWGHQIRSYVLQPYQLVKDLRTGETSTSPQDVLDGDLDNFMHATLAQKVFGGGPDSVEDVE; translated from the exons ATGCGCGCCGAAACCGAAAAACTCGTTGAAGAGATCAAGCAGTCGCTGGAACTGCTGAGGAGGTCGCTT GACTTCGAAAAATCGGAAAAACGCCTCGCCGAGCTGAACGCGCTCGCCGAAGACCCCAAGCTCTGGGACGATCCGCAGAAAGCCTCGAAGCTGATGCAGGAGCGCACCTCGCTGGAGGACGCGCTCGGCAGCCTCAAACGCATCGGCACCGAACTGAGCGATCAGGTCGAACTGATCGCGCTCGGCGAAGCGGAAAAAGACGAAGCCACCATCAGCGACGCCGAAGCCAGGCTCGCCGAACTGAAAGCCGAGACCGGCCGCCGCCAGATGGAGGCGCTGCTCTCCGGCGAAGCGGACGCGAACGACGCTTATCTCGAAGTCCACGCCGGCGCGGGCGGTACCGAAAGCCAGGACTGGGCTTCGATGCTGCTGCGCATGTACACGCGCTGGGCTGAGCAGCATAAGTTCAAGATCGCGCTGGTCGAGCAGAGCGACGGCGAAACCGCGGGCATCAAGTCGGCCACCATCGAAGTGAAGGGCAAGAACGCCTACGGCTGGCTCAAGACCGAGAACGGCGTACATCGTCTGGTGCGCATCTCTCCGTATGACGCGAATGCGCGCCGCCATACCTCGTTCTCGTCGATCACGGTTTATCCGGTGGTGGACGACGACATCAAAATCGAAATCCCTGAGTCGGACGTGCGCGTGGATACGATGCGCTCCGGCGGCGCGGGCGGACAGCACGTCAACAAGACCGAGTCCGCGGTGCGCCTGACGCACATTCCGACCGGCATCGCGGTCGTCTCGCAGGGCGACCGCTCGCAGCACAAGAACCGTGCGCAGGCGTGGAACATGCTGCGCGCAAAACTCTATCAGGAAGAACTGAAGCGCCGCGAAGAGAAGGCCGCCGCCGAGCAGGCCGCGAAGACCGACATCGGCTGGGGCCACCAGATCAGGTCCTATGTCCTGCAGCCCTATCAGCTCGTGAAAGACCTGCGCACCGGCGAGACATCGACCAGTCCGCAGGACGTGCTCGACGGCGACCTCGACAACTTCATGCACGCGACATTGGCGCAAAAAGTCTTCGGCGGCGGTCCGGACAGCGTCGAGGACGTGGAGTAG
- a CDS encoding MFS transporter, translated as MAKARRKPEPEAPQTKTPPRAHLRLTLAACILASSVVFIDGTVLTVALPALRKDLAADYALLQWVMNGYVLALAALTLIGGALSDRYGHAKVLAAGCLLFALASAGCALAPDIGWLIATRVLQGIAAALVAPSSLALIGSAFPRSERSAAIGVWAAASALAAGIAPVIGGWLTENLGWRWIFWINPPFGIAAILLLTFAPASKLDKRRFDLPGAFLLALALAAIAYALGQIGPGEGTKEIEAPRAPLSVIVSAAVAGLVLLGIYAWWQRTTDHPLTPPRLLRNKPFLGLNLATLGIYGALSVGFFLLPFDMIDRRNLSATDVGLIFVPFTLAIGLLSRYFGRLADAYGARLPLIIGPLGCAAAYVWLAAGQQLPVWLGIFAPVCLMGLSMSILVAPLTSAVMSSVKDADEGLASGVNNAASRIASLLGVALAAGLATFAASYTLGMVAAAIMAALGALAAAVTLKR; from the coding sequence ATGGCAAAGGCGCGGCGCAAGCCGGAACCGGAAGCCCCGCAAACAAAAACCCCGCCGCGTGCACATCTCCGGCTTACGCTCGCCGCCTGCATTCTCGCTTCTTCCGTCGTCTTCATCGACGGCACGGTGCTGACCGTTGCGCTGCCGGCCTTACGCAAGGACCTCGCGGCAGATTACGCGCTCCTGCAATGGGTGATGAACGGCTACGTGCTCGCGCTCGCGGCATTGACGCTGATCGGCGGTGCGTTGTCCGACCGTTACGGTCACGCGAAAGTGCTGGCGGCCGGATGCCTGCTGTTCGCGCTCGCCTCCGCCGGATGCGCGCTCGCGCCGGATATCGGCTGGCTGATTGCGACGCGCGTTCTGCAAGGCATTGCCGCGGCTCTGGTGGCGCCGTCGAGTCTTGCGTTGATTGGCTCGGCCTTTCCGCGCAGCGAACGCAGTGCTGCGATCGGGGTGTGGGCCGCGGCGTCCGCACTGGCCGCGGGCATCGCGCCGGTGATCGGCGGGTGGCTCACGGAGAATCTGGGATGGCGCTGGATTTTCTGGATCAACCCGCCGTTCGGAATCGCGGCGATCCTGCTGCTGACGTTTGCTCCCGCCAGCAAACTGGATAAGCGCCGCTTCGATCTTCCGGGCGCGTTTCTGCTTGCATTGGCGCTTGCCGCAATCGCCTACGCACTTGGCCAGATCGGGCCGGGAGAGGGAACGAAGGAAATCGAGGCGCCGCGCGCGCCGCTCTCCGTCATCGTCTCGGCAGCTGTTGCCGGTCTCGTACTGCTCGGCATCTATGCATGGTGGCAGCGCACGACCGATCATCCGCTCACGCCGCCGCGCTTGCTCCGGAACAAGCCATTTCTCGGATTGAACCTGGCGACGCTCGGCATCTATGGCGCGTTGTCGGTCGGATTTTTTCTGCTGCCGTTCGATATGATCGACCGGCGGAACTTGAGCGCGACCGATGTCGGCCTGATCTTCGTGCCGTTCACGCTCGCGATTGGTTTATTGTCCCGCTACTTCGGCAGGCTCGCGGATGCTTATGGCGCGCGGCTTCCTCTCATTATCGGGCCGCTGGGTTGCGCCGCGGCGTATGTCTGGCTGGCCGCCGGACAGCAACTTCCGGTCTGGCTCGGTATCTTCGCACCGGTTTGTTTGATGGGCCTCTCGATGTCGATACTCGTCGCACCGCTGACGTCAGCGGTAATGTCGAGCGTGAAGGACGCGGACGAGGGGCTTGCTTCCGGCGTGAACAACGCCGCGAGCCGCATCGCATCGCTGCTCGGCGTGGCATTGGCCGCGGGACTTGCGACGTTTGCCGCGAGTTACACGCTCGGAATGGTTGCTGCTGCAATCATGGCCGCGCTTGGTGCGCTCGCCGCGGCCGTGACGTTGAAACGTTAG
- a CDS encoding 2-dehydropantoate 2-reductase produces MDQASNKIEIVIEGVGTLVNQFDQVLPSPFLLGEAPKARRICVVGAGAIGGLLAAKFALAGEDVTVIDQGAHLAAIQKNGLKLEWHDGKVQTARMKAVNKAADAGKQDLVVLAVKAHYLEQVVRDIDTLLDKDTVVLTVQNGLPWWYFQKLGGEYDNQRLQSLDPTGILTKKIDAERLIGCVVYPAAAVTAPGVIHHVEGDRFPIGELDGKTRERTKSLHDLFVKAGLKSRVLKDIRSEIWLKAWGNLSFNPISALTHATLVDICQFAETRALAASMMKEAQDIAEKLGVTFRVTIDKRIAGAESVGAHKTSMLQDVEAGRSLETEALIGSILEMAKITGTSAPSIESVYALVKLLNKVMLTEGAGVVTKKVA; encoded by the coding sequence ATGGATCAGGCCAGCAACAAGATCGAGATCGTGATCGAAGGTGTTGGCACGCTGGTCAACCAGTTCGATCAGGTCTTGCCGTCGCCGTTCCTGCTCGGCGAAGCGCCGAAAGCCCGCCGCATCTGCGTGGTCGGCGCGGGCGCGATCGGCGGCCTGCTGGCCGCGAAGTTCGCGCTGGCGGGGGAGGACGTCACGGTCATCGATCAGGGCGCGCATCTCGCCGCGATCCAGAAGAACGGCCTAAAGCTGGAATGGCATGACGGCAAGGTACAGACCGCAAGAATGAAGGCGGTGAACAAGGCCGCGGATGCGGGTAAACAGGATCTCGTCGTGCTCGCGGTGAAGGCGCATTATCTCGAGCAGGTCGTGCGCGATATCGATACGCTGCTCGACAAGGATACCGTCGTACTCACCGTGCAGAACGGTTTGCCGTGGTGGTATTTCCAGAAGCTCGGCGGCGAGTACGACAATCAGCGTCTGCAATCGCTCGATCCTACAGGTATACTGACCAAGAAAATCGATGCCGAACGCCTGATCGGCTGCGTAGTCTATCCGGCTGCAGCGGTTACCGCGCCGGGGGTGATCCACCACGTCGAGGGCGACCGCTTTCCTATCGGCGAACTCGACGGCAAGACACGTGAGCGCACGAAGTCGTTGCACGATCTGTTCGTCAAGGCGGGCCTGAAGTCGCGCGTGCTGAAGGATATCCGCTCCGAAATCTGGCTGAAGGCGTGGGGCAATCTCTCCTTCAATCCGATCTCTGCGTTGACCCACGCAACGCTGGTAGATATCTGCCAGTTCGCGGAAACCCGCGCGTTGGCGGCGAGCATGATGAAGGAAGCGCAGGACATCGCGGAGAAGCTCGGCGTCACCTTCCGCGTCACCATCGACAAGCGCATCGCTGGCGCGGAGTCTGTCGGCGCGCACAAGACCTCGATGTTGCAGGACGTGGAGGCGGGCCGTTCGCTGGAGACCGAAGCGCTGATCGGCTCGATCCTCGAAATGGCGAAGATCACCGGCACTTCGGCGCCGTCGATCGAATCCGTCTACGCGCTGGTGAAGCTCCTGAACAAGGTCATGTTGACCGAAGGCGCGGGCGTGGTGACGAAGAAGGTCGCCTGA
- a CDS encoding SDR family oxidoreductase, translating to MFQPGLMNGQKILVTGGGTGLGRAMSEKFLSLGAEIAICGRRKQVCEDTAAELMKAHGGKVSAYGVDIRDAAAVDAMVQGIFDAGPLTGLVNNAAGNFISRTEDLSPRGFDAVANIVMHGTFYVTHAVGKRWIAGGHKGNVVSISVTWVRNGGPFVVPSTMSKAAVAAMTTSLASEWGRYGIRLNAIAPGEIPTEGMSKRLNPGEKPGARTAARNPMGRPGTMEELQNLATFLMSPGCDWLSGEMIAMDGAQALATGGNFYELREWGDAEWKAARDAIVAQNEKDKAKRG from the coding sequence ATGTTTCAACCGGGTTTGATGAACGGCCAGAAGATTCTCGTGACCGGCGGCGGCACGGGCCTTGGCCGCGCCATGAGCGAGAAATTTCTCTCGCTTGGCGCGGAAATCGCGATCTGCGGACGGCGCAAGCAGGTCTGCGAGGACACCGCTGCCGAACTAATGAAGGCACATGGCGGAAAAGTCTCCGCTTATGGCGTCGATATTCGCGACGCGGCGGCGGTCGATGCGATGGTGCAGGGAATCTTCGACGCGGGTCCGTTGACCGGCCTCGTCAACAACGCCGCGGGCAATTTCATCTCGCGCACGGAGGATCTTTCGCCGCGCGGCTTCGATGCGGTCGCGAACATCGTGATGCATGGCACGTTTTACGTGACGCACGCCGTCGGCAAGCGCTGGATCGCGGGTGGGCACAAAGGCAACGTGGTTTCGATCAGCGTGACGTGGGTGCGCAACGGCGGCCCGTTCGTGGTGCCGTCCACCATGAGCAAGGCGGCGGTCGCCGCGATGACCACGTCGCTGGCAAGCGAGTGGGGGCGTTACGGCATTCGCCTGAACGCGATTGCGCCCGGCGAAATCCCGACCGAGGGCATGAGCAAGCGCCTCAATCCCGGCGAGAAGCCCGGCGCACGTACCGCCGCGCGCAATCCGATGGGCCGCCCCGGCACGATGGAGGAGTTGCAGAACCTCGCGACCTTCCTGATGTCGCCGGGCTGCGACTGGCTGTCCGGTGAAATGATCGCGATGGACGGCGCGCAGGCGCTTGCCACCGGCGGTAATTTCTACGAGTTGCGCGAATGGGGCGACGCCGAGTGGAAGGCCGCGCGCGACGCGATCGTGGCGCAGAACGAGAAGGACAAGGCGAAGCGCGGCTGA
- a CDS encoding RMD1 family protein produces MLDTLNDPILIERHAADVPQFPSFPQRVTVRAILVGDRIETAGLERSDTLSTTPLAFRAGANGIAVLFRYGVVVMIGLSALEEDDVLRNLRGRIVGAFDVREEESAIVEVSAEREDQVPPGGPIYVKQITLERLLLVAYALADSVVLAHDERDVAAVLEKTEPFARVLAEKGRTPGGRRAILKHIGSALLVQHRVSGRVAVAEDPDVLWDKPNLSRLYARLKEEYELAERVDGLNRKLKVVAETAQALTDMIDTQRSLRLELMIVLLIMFEIGITFYQMWRGAPH; encoded by the coding sequence ATGTTGGACACCTTGAACGATCCCATTCTCATCGAGCGTCACGCGGCAGACGTGCCGCAGTTTCCGTCATTCCCACAGCGCGTCACCGTGCGCGCCATTCTGGTCGGCGACCGCATTGAAACCGCGGGGCTGGAGCGCTCGGATACGCTCTCGACCACGCCACTTGCATTCCGTGCGGGCGCAAACGGCATCGCCGTGCTGTTCCGCTACGGCGTGGTGGTGATGATCGGCCTTTCTGCGCTGGAGGAGGACGACGTGCTGCGCAACTTGCGCGGCCGCATCGTCGGCGCATTCGACGTCAGGGAGGAAGAATCCGCCATCGTCGAAGTCAGCGCCGAGCGGGAAGATCAGGTTCCGCCCGGTGGGCCGATTTATGTGAAGCAGATCACGCTGGAGCGTCTTTTACTGGTCGCTTACGCGCTCGCGGATTCGGTCGTGCTCGCGCACGACGAACGCGATGTCGCCGCGGTGCTGGAAAAGACCGAGCCGTTCGCGCGCGTGCTGGCGGAGAAGGGCCGCACGCCCGGCGGACGCCGCGCAATCCTGAAGCACATCGGCAGTGCGCTGCTGGTGCAGCATCGCGTGTCGGGCCGCGTCGCGGTCGCGGAAGACCCGGATGTGCTGTGGGACAAGCCGAACCTGAGCCGCCTCTATGCGCGGCTGAAAGAGGAATATGAACTGGCGGAGCGGGTGGACGGCCTGAACCGCAAACTGAAAGTGGTCGCTGAGACCGCGCAGGCCTTGACCGACATGATCGACACCCAGCGCTCGCTACGCCTCGAACTGATGATCGTGCTGCTGATCATGTTCGAGATCGGCATTACGTTTTACCAGATGTGGCGCGGCGCGCCTCATTGA
- a CDS encoding TetR/AcrR family transcriptional regulator — MPAATKPRNALTPLHDSKESKAEASREKIMNAAQKLFARRGFEGISIRDIAQAVGMTTASLYYHFPSKDEIFVAVHGRSLETVQREVMAAIADLKDPWERLEAAAAAHSRNFASPEHAGAAIAAQYYEGSLASFRKIMVPQRDAYERLIAVLVADLQLPSGIDAKLFRLQLLGALNWLPVWHRQGRGLPVEEVARQFVRNFRAGFDPNYKVKRTAARSAKKKAKR; from the coding sequence ATGCCAGCCGCCACCAAGCCCAGAAACGCGCTGACCCCGCTGCATGACAGTAAGGAGTCGAAGGCCGAAGCGAGCCGCGAGAAGATCATGAACGCGGCGCAGAAGCTGTTTGCGCGGCGCGGGTTCGAGGGCATTTCGATCCGCGATATCGCGCAGGCTGTCGGCATGACCACGGCCTCGCTCTACTATCACTTTCCCAGCAAAGACGAGATTTTCGTCGCCGTACACGGGCGCAGCCTGGAAACGGTACAGCGCGAGGTGATGGCGGCGATCGCCGACCTGAAAGACCCGTGGGAACGGCTCGAAGCGGCGGCTGCAGCGCATTCGCGCAACTTCGCGTCGCCGGAGCACGCCGGTGCTGCGATTGCCGCGCAATATTACGAAGGAAGTCTCGCGTCCTTCCGCAAGATCATGGTGCCGCAACGCGATGCCTACGAGCGGTTGATCGCCGTGCTCGTCGCCGATTTGCAATTGCCTAGCGGAATCGATGCGAAGCTCTTTCGTCTGCAACTGCTCGGCGCGCTGAATTGGCTGCCGGTATGGCACCGGCAGGGACGCGGCCTCCCGGTCGAGGAAGTGGCGCGGCAATTCGTGCGCAACTTCCGCGCGGGCTTCGACCCGAATTACAAGGTGAAACGAACGGCGGCGCGTTCCGCGAAGAAGAAAGCCAAGCGATGA
- a CDS encoding DUF1330 domain-containing protein, which yields MTSHIDPTKEIFAAFRDNNREGPIHMLNLVRLRERAKYADGRTATGAEAYAAYGRESAPVFTRLGGKIHWQGAFELMLIGPQSERWDRVFIAEYPSVAGFVEMIRDPVYREAVKHRQAAVEDSRLIRCKPLPPGRGFGEPAG from the coding sequence ATGACCAGTCACATCGACCCGACCAAGGAAATCTTCGCAGCCTTTCGCGACAACAATCGCGAAGGGCCGATCCACATGCTGAACCTCGTGCGGCTGCGCGAGCGTGCGAAGTATGCGGATGGCCGCACGGCGACGGGTGCGGAAGCCTATGCCGCCTACGGGCGGGAAAGTGCGCCTGTGTTCACGCGCCTCGGCGGGAAAATTCACTGGCAGGGCGCATTCGAACTCATGCTGATCGGCCCGCAGAGCGAACGTTGGGACCGCGTGTTCATCGCGGAATATCCTTCCGTCGCCGGCTTCGTCGAAATGATCCGCGATCCGGTGTATCGCGAGGCGGTAAAGCATCGGCAGGCGGCGGTGGAGGACAGCCGCCTGATCCGCTGCAAGCCGCTGCCGCCCGGACGCGGTTTCGGCGAGCCTGCGGGCTAG